In the genome of Dioscorea cayenensis subsp. rotundata cultivar TDr96_F1 chromosome 1, TDr96_F1_v2_PseudoChromosome.rev07_lg8_w22 25.fasta, whole genome shotgun sequence, one region contains:
- the LOC120250816 gene encoding uncharacterized protein LOC120250816: MKFRSFKQFKEAVKNYGIKNPYVMNFKPNNKKKCKAFCRKGCPFYLWASPMVTGKNTVQIKTGVLKHECTRDHVSKHVNADWVARNYLEQFRADPAWRITGIIQAVKSNQEVDISRLKAYRAKSIALRSHMYKFLFVYRIIDGDEKSQMSRLYDYRVELLKTHPGSTIIINYTNEGVFQAFYVCLAPLREGFLAGVYGGQLLCVVGIDVNDCIYPISWAMVSKENKDNWKWFLELSWFYNTTWSGGDKYQVIGPNGQFVVDKR, from the exons ATGAAGTTTAGAAGTTTTAAACAGTTTAAGGAAGCTGTAAAGAATTATGGTATCAAGAATCCCtatgtgatgaacttcaagcccaataataaaaagaagtgtAAAGCATTCTGTAGAAAAGGGTGTCCCTTCTATCTTTGGGCTTCTCCCATGGTGACTGGTAAGAACACAGTTCAAATCAAGACTGGGGTTTTAAAGCATGAATGTACAAGAGATCATGTAAGCAAGCATGTTAATGCAGATTGGGTGGCAAGGAATTATTTAGAGCAATTTAGGGCAGATCCTGCTTGGAGGATTACAGGAATAATTCAAGCAGTCAAAAGCAATCAAGAGGTGGATATCAGCAGACTAAAAGCTTATAGGGCCAAGAGCATTGCACTTAg AAGTCACATGtacaaatttttgtttgtttacagaattatagatggtgatgagaagTCTCAAATGTCAAGGTTGTATGACTATAGAGTGGAGCTTCTAAAGACACATCCTGGTTCAACAATCATTATCAATTACACTAACGAGGGTGTCTTCCAAGCATTCTATGTATGCCTGGCTCCATTGAGGGAAGGATTTTTGGCAG GGGTGTATGGAGGGCAATTATTATGTGTTGTTGGGATAGATgtaaatgattgcatctatcccatatcTTGGGCTATGGTTAGTAAAGAGAACAAAGATAATTGGAAGTGGTTCTTGGAG TTAAGTTGGTTTTATAATACAACTTGGTCAGGAGGGGACAAATACCAGGTTATAGGGCCTAATGGCCAGTTTGTGGTGGACAAGAGGTAG